From the Paenibacillus tianjinensis genome, the window GGCGCACGGATCACAATCGGACAGCTCCAGTCGTTATTGGAACGGTAGCGGATTTTGGCCGCTTCACTGATAATCTGGTTGGTGGCCGGGAGCATAAAGTCAGAGTACTGCATTTCCGCAATCGGCTTCATGCCGTACATTGCTGCCCCGATGGCAACACCTGCAATCGCCGATTCGGCCAGCGGTGTATCCATTACACGCTCTTCCCCGAATTGCTCCTGCAATCCCTTAGTGGTGGTGAACACACCGCCCTTAAGGCCAACATCCTCGCCGAGCACAAATACCGAATCATCGCGTTCCATTTCTTCCTTCATCGCCAAACGGATGGCATCGATATATTCCATCATCGCCATGAGTTATGCTCCTCCTTTGAGGCCGGAATCATCGTACACATGCAGCAGCGTGTCTTCCGGTTTCGGAAACGGTGCATTTTCCGCGTATGCGATAGCCTCTTTAAGTTCCAAATTATATTCAGCGGCAAGATCACGCTCCTGCTCGTCACTCCACAGTCCTAGTCCGGTCAGATAGGTGCGGAATGCGGCAATGCCGTCTTTTTTCCAGTTCTCGTCGACCTCTTCCTTGGTCCGGTAAGCCAGATCATTATCAGAGGTGGAATGCGGCGACAAACGGTACATCATCGCTTCAATCAGTGTCGGCCCTTCCCCGGCAATCGCGCGCTCCCGCGCCTCCTTAACCACGCGGTACACTTCAAGCGGATCATTACCGTCAACGCGCACGCCCGGGAAGCCGTAGCCCAGCGCACGGTCACTGATTTTGCCGCCAAGCTGCTTGTGGACCGGAACAGAAATGGCATACTGGTTGTTCTGGCAAAAAATAATGACCGGCAGCTTATTCACACCCGCAAAATTGCAGGCTTCATGGAAATCCCCCTGGTTGCTGGAGCCTTCTCCGAAGGTGACAAAGGACACGAATTTCTTCTTCTTCATCTTAGCTGCCAGAGCGAAGCCAACCGCATGCGGAACCTGGGTTGTCACAGGACTTGAGCCCGTCACGATGCGCAGGCGCTTGCTGCCGAAATGGCCCGGCATCTGCCGGCCGCCGCTGTTGGGGTCCTCCGCCTTAGCGAATACGGACAGCATCAGCTCACGCGTAGTCATGCCCACCGACAATACAAAAGCGTAATCGCGGTAATACGGTAAAAAATAATCATTCTGCCGGTCCAGCGCAAACGCTGCTGCAACCTGCGCCGCCTCCTGGCCGATACCGGAGACATGAAAGTTAATCTTGCCGGCACGCTGCAGCAGCAAACTGCGCTCATCGTATTTGCGCCCGAGCTGCATATATCTGTACATATCAATGACCTGGCCGTCTGTGAGTCCAAGCTGTGAATGTCTGTTAACCGTTCCTACAGTAGTACCTTGGGATTCCATACAGAGGTACCTCCTAAATATTTTGATAGCTATACTGCCTGCTGCTTCGTACAACTCCATCTATTATGCCCTGATCTTATAACCAGGTACTAAACCTAACTCAAGATCATTATAAGCCCTTTACAGTCAAAAAGAAAAGAGAGGAAAAGCCGGAATAGCGCTATTTTACGGTCATCAGACGTAATTAGCTCTCTTTCGGCTTCCTTTTATTACCCGCATCGTTTCCTAGAATCCTATTGCTCTGCCATCCACAGCCAGCATTGCTTCTCCAATAATCTCGGACAAGGTCGGATGGGCATGGATCGCTTCCCCGATCTCCCAAGGTGTGGCATCCAGCAGCTGCGCCAGCGCAGCTTCCCCGATCAGGTCGGTCACATGAGGACCGATCATCTGCACCCCAAGAATATCCCCGCTGGTGCGGTCAGCTACAACCTTGACGAAACCCTCCTTCATCCCATACACAATCGCCTTACCGATGGCCGAGAACGGGAATTTCCCGGTGACCACATCATGACCCAGGCTCTGGGCTTCCTTCTCTGTATAACCGACACTGGCTACTTCCGGCCTAGTATAGACACAGCGAGGGACAAGGTGGGCATGATACGGATGAAGCTTCTCCCCGGCCAGATGATTGACGGCACGAATACCTTCATGGCTCGCGGCATGGGCCAGCTGCAATCCCCCGATACAGTCGCCGATCGCATAGATATGGGGCTCGCCTGTCTGCATGTTGTCATTGACCTCGATAACCCCTTTATCAAAGCGGATATCGGTATTTTCCAGCCCGATATTCTCAACATTGGCTACTCTGCCTACAGAGACCAGCAGCTTTCCGGCGGACAGGGTCTGGCTCTGCTCCCCTTTGCGGGCTTCGATGGTAATACCGTCCTCCGTCACCACGCAGGTCTCCGCATCGACAGTGGTTCCGGTCAGAACCTTCACTCCGCGTTTTTTGAGCAGGCGCATGAGCTCCCTGGCAATCTCCGCATCCTCCAGCGGCAGCAGCTGGTCTGCTGCTTCCACAACCGTAACCTGGACACCAAAATCCGCCAGCATTGAAGCCCATTCCACTCCGATCACTCCGCCGCCTACGATAATGATCGAAGAAGGCAGCTCTTCCAGCGTCAGCGCTTCCTCACTGCTGAGAATAACTTGGCCGTCCGGCTTTAGGCCGGGCAGTACACGCGGACGGGAGCCCGTCGCGATAATCAGATGGGTAGAGACCACCGTCTCCATTTCGCCATCCTCCAGCTCCACTGCCACCGCACCGCTACGCGGAGAGAAGATCGAAGGGCCGATAATCCGTCCCTTGCCCTTCAGCACCTGAATTTTATTTTTGCGCATCAGAAACTGTACGCCCTGGTGCAGCTGCTCGACAACAGCTTCCTTGCGGCTCTGTACTTTCGGAAATACCAGCTTTACCCCGGAAGTTTCGATGCCGTAGCTCTCGCTCTCTTGTATTTCAGCATATACCTCTGCACTGCGCAGCAGCGACTTGCTCGGAATGCAGCCGCGGTGCAGGCAGGTTCCGCCCAGTTTGTCCA encodes:
- a CDS encoding thiamine pyrophosphate-dependent dehydrogenase E1 component subunit alpha, coding for MESQGTTVGTVNRHSQLGLTDGQVIDMYRYMQLGRKYDERSLLLQRAGKINFHVSGIGQEAAQVAAAFALDRQNDYFLPYYRDYAFVLSVGMTTRELMLSVFAKAEDPNSGGRQMPGHFGSKRLRIVTGSSPVTTQVPHAVGFALAAKMKKKKFVSFVTFGEGSSNQGDFHEACNFAGVNKLPVIIFCQNNQYAISVPVHKQLGGKISDRALGYGFPGVRVDGNDPLEVYRVVKEARERAIAGEGPTLIEAMMYRLSPHSTSDNDLAYRTKEEVDENWKKDGIAAFRTYLTGLGLWSDEQERDLAAEYNLELKEAIAYAENAPFPKPEDTLLHVYDDSGLKGGA
- the lpdA gene encoding dihydrolipoyl dehydrogenase yields the protein MTISCDVAILGGGTGGYVAAIRAAQLGKSVVVIEMDKLGGTCLHRGCIPSKSLLRSAEVYAEIQESESYGIETSGVKLVFPKVQSRKEAVVEQLHQGVQFLMRKNKIQVLKGKGRIIGPSIFSPRSGAVAVELEDGEMETVVSTHLIIATGSRPRVLPGLKPDGQVILSSEEALTLEELPSSIIIVGGGVIGVEWASMLADFGVQVTVVEAADQLLPLEDAEIARELMRLLKKRGVKVLTGTTVDAETCVVTEDGITIEARKGEQSQTLSAGKLLVSVGRVANVENIGLENTDIRFDKGVIEVNDNMQTGEPHIYAIGDCIGGLQLAHAASHEGIRAVNHLAGEKLHPYHAHLVPRCVYTRPEVASVGYTEKEAQSLGHDVVTGKFPFSAIGKAIVYGMKEGFVKVVADRTSGDILGVQMIGPHVTDLIGEAALAQLLDATPWEIGEAIHAHPTLSEIIGEAMLAVDGRAIGF